Part of the Natrialbaceae archaeon AArc-T1-2 genome, GGGTGGCGAGCCCGCCTGGGGAGAGTACACCGAGATCGGGCTTTACTGGCTGTTGACGCCGGTCATGGTCGCCCCACCGTCGTACGTGTTCACGAAGCTCCTCCTAAGCGATCGCGTGTCGAACCAACGGATACTTCCGGTGTTCGTCGCGTTCGTCGCGGTAATCGTCGTCCACATGGAGTTTCTGCTGCTCGGATCGTCCGGCGAAGAGGCATCCATTGCCGATACCGCAGCCGCCACCCTCGCGGACGGTGCGTTCGTTGCCGAGGTAGCGTTCACGGTCGTCGTCGCCGCCGTGATGGCGCTGTACACGGCGAGGGCGTTCGGTCGCCACCCGTTCCGTACGCAACGGCGCTTTCTGTTGGCACTCGGTGGGTTAGTCGCGTTCACCGCTGGTGCCGGCAAAGTCGGTCTCGCCGTCGGTCCCCTGTTGCCGCTTGCAGACGACGTCTGGGGGACCGTCCCGATCACCGCCATCCTTCTTTTCGGCGGCGTGGGCATTCTTGCGGGCTCGTGGATGCTCGCCCCGCGAATGATCAAAGCGCTCTCGCAGGACTACGCGATGCTCGGTCCGGATCGATCGATCGGCGTGCTCATCCCCTCGTTCGTGATCGCTCAACTCGGCGTCTTCTTCGGCATCCCGATGTCGTTCAACGAGATTTTCATCAGTGCCATCGTCGGAACCGGATACGCCGCCGGTGGCAGCGGCGTGAGCCGGGAGAAGTTGTTCTACACGACCGTGATCTGGATTGGATCGATCATCTTCTCGCTGGTGGTCGGTTACGTCGCGTTCATGGGCGTCGAAATGGCGATCGAAGCGCTGTAACGAACGCCGCCGACGTGAGGCCTTCTCGCCTCTGATGTACCGTATCGACGCCTCGACGTCGAAAGATGGTTCGGTTTGGTCGCGTCGTCTTCGATCGAGTCTGCATCGCGTACCCACCGAGTGACACACCCCGTGGTGTGTGTCTGATACTATCGGTCATAAATACGCAAACACGTCGTGTGTCAGACCGGTCCGACACACGCTGAACGGCCGCATCCACGCCAGGCTCCGTTCATAGAGTCATGAGCTCGTAAGCGAACAGCTGAACGATGAATGCGGATCGGTTCGATCTTCCTGCCGGATTCGGCCAAGCAGAAGAATGAGACGCGACCGCAGATTACTCGGTTACCTGATCGCTCGCTCGAGGCTGACTGTTACTGCTCTCGAGCAGCGTTGCAGCGGCGTTGATGCGTCCGGCAGTACGTCCTGCGAGTCTCCGGAACGCATGCCGGGCCTGGCCGCCGTCGTCTCTAATCGCGATCGGCGCGACGGTCTCCTGTTGCCGGCGTTCGCGCTCGGTTTGGGGCAGCTGCAGCCGACCGAGTAGCGGAATGTCGATCCCAGGAGCGCCCGCTCCGTCCTGTTCGACCGTTCCTAGCTCCGAATCGATCGGGATCTGACCGAGCACGGGCACGTCGAACTCGCCTGCCAGCCTCTCTCCACCGCCCGTTCCGAAGATGTCGTGGACGGTGCCACAGTCGTCACACGCGAACGTGCTCATGTTCTCGACGATCCCCAGGATCGGGACGTCGTAGTCGACGAAGCCCTCGAGCGCACGCTTTGCGTCTGCAACGGCGACGTCCTGTGGCGTCGTGACGATGACCGCGCCGGTGACCGGAAGCGACTGGACGAGCGCAAGGTGTGCGTCCCCGGTGCCGGGTGGGAGGTCGACGAACAGGTAATCGAGTGATCCCCACTCGACGTCGTCGAACAGCTGTTTGATGAAATCGGTCACGAGCGGGCCCCGCCAGATGACCGGGTCGTCTTCCTCCGTGACGAAACCCATGCTCATCACGTTGATCCCGTAGGCCTCCTGCGGGACCATCTGGTCGTCGAGCGTCGGCTCGGGCGCTCGCTCGGACAGTCCAAGCATCGTCGGCGCGTTCGGTCCGTAGACGTCGGCATCGAGTAGCCCGACGTCAGCACCGGCGTCTGCGAGCGCCGCCGCGAGGTTGACCGCGACCGAACTCTTTCCGACGCCGCCTTTGGAGCTTCCGACAGCGATGACGTGTGTCACGTCCGGGATAATGTCGGCCTCTGTCCCCGGGTCGACGGGGTCGGGCTGCCAGTCGACCTCGACGGTATCGATCTCGGTACGGTTCGTGACCGCGGCGTTGAGTTCACGTTCGAGCGACTCCCGTAGCTCGGCGGACGGGACCGGGATTGTCACCGGAATCGTCGCCACATCGCCGTCGCCGGCGACGGTGACCGGTCCGATCGCCTCGAGCGCGACGAGATCGTCCGTCAGCGCGTCCCGTCCGACGCCTGCTGCCTGGATCGCAGCTTCGACGTCGTCGTTTTCCGCGGGAGTCGTCTCGTCGATCATCAGTCGTCGTCGTGAACCGGGCTACGGGAGTCGACGTCCCATCGCTCGGATCGCCCGATCGGGCCGTCGGCGTACCAGGCGTCGTCCTCGCCGTCCCCGGTTGGGGGTGAGAACGGTCGCTTGAGCCACTTCGGCCGCCGGAGGTTGTTCGGTCCCGGTGCCGGTTCGGTCTTGTCGACCCACTCGCGGTAGATCTCGAACGCGCGGTCGGTGTCGACGTAGACGTCGCCGTAGTGGTCGTCTCCTTCGGCCGGTCGGACGGTCACCTTCTGGTGCCAGCAGTGCATCCCCGAGATCGGGTCCGGATGTGGCGCGTGGGTCAGGTTCTGGGCGACACCGCCGTCGTTCCACCAGACCCGTTCGCTGTCCGGATCGGTGCTCTCGAACGGCTTGATGCCTTCGGCCTGTCGCAGTCCCCACTGGCTATTCTCCGAGTCGAGGTCAACGGTGACCTTGCCGTACGGATCGCCACCTTCTTCGATATCGCGGTTGTCGTCACGGTTTATCTTCCACTGGCCCATGTGGTGGCTCATTGCCACGATTCCGGGTTTGATCGACTCCGTCACCCACACCTCGTTGACGAAGTAGCCGATCTCGGTGACCACCCGGACGAGATCGCCCGTCTCGACGCCCATCCGTGCGGCGTCGTCGGTGTGTATCCACACCGGGTTCTTATGCGAGATCTCCTCGAGATATTTCGAGTTCGACGATCGGGAGTGGATCTGTGTCGGCAGCCGGAACGTCGGCACCAGCACCCGCTCGCCGTTCTCGTAGTCGATCTCGTCGGGGTGGACGTGGGATTTGATGTAGTGTGGCAGCGTGTACTCGGGATCGTCGAGGCCCCACTCGGCCATCGTCTTCGAGTAGAACTGCTGTTTGCCCGTCGGCGTCGGGAACCCACGTTTGGGCTCGCCGTCGACCATCACGCCCAGCATGTCCGAGCCGTCCATCTCGGAGTAGGTGTCCGGTTTCTCGCCGCGGCGGATCGTTCCGTAGTCGTCGACGTAGACGTCGTCTTCCTCGAGGATCGACTCGTCGAGTGTCTCCTCGTGGATCTCGTACTCGTTCGTCGAGGCTTCGAACGCCCCGTAGTGTTTCATGTACTCGAGTGGCTCCATGCCCGCCTCTTCGGCTTCCTCGACGAGCCGCTCGTCGTTTTCGAAGACGTAGCGGTAGTACTCGTCGATCGTCATCTGAGCCGGCTCGCCGTCTTCGCCGTCGCGGTAGGGGCTCTCGAAGTGTTCACGGATACCGAGCTCGCCGTCCTCGTCGACGCGCCAGGACAGATCCATCCAGAACTCGTCTTCCTCCCAGACCTCGCCGGGGTTGGCCTCGTAGGTGCGCTCGACGTCTTCGCCTTCGCGTTCAGCGAACTCGCGGTGGACGGGCTGGCGGTAGGTCACCCACGTGGCGGCGTGGGTCTCTTGGCTCTGGATGTCGTGGCGTTCCGGCGAATGACCCATCGGCAGGACGTAGTCGGCGAAGTAGGCCGTCTCGTTCCACGTCGGGGTGAGCGCGACGTGCATGCCGACCTTGTCCTCGTCGGTCAGTGCCTCGATCCAGGAGAAGCCGTCGGGGTAGGTGTAGACGGGGTTGAACACCCGCGTGAAGTACACCGAGAGCTCTCCGCGGCCCTCCTTGAGGAAGTACGGCAGCAGCTGGCTGAGCTCGTAGTGGGCGAAGGGCCACTCCTGGGGCAGCTGGAGCTCGTCCCAGAGTTTCTGCCGCGGTGGCTCGTTGGGCAGTTCGGGATCGTAGGCGTGCCAGGCGTTCGGCGAGGTTCCTCCTTTCGTGCCGACGCTGCCGGTCAGCACGGACAGGAAGTGAAGCGTCCGAGAGACCTGCCAGCCGCCTTCGTTGCCCGACGCTGCCGAGCGCCAGATGTGACTCGCGAACCGGTCGCCGGCGCGACCGATCTTTCGTGCGACCGTCTGGATCTTCTCGGCGTCGACGCCGGTTTCGGCTTCCGCGTACTTCGGCGTGAAGTCGGCGTAGACGTCCTCTCGCAGGAGGTCGATGTACGCATCGAAGTCGTGACCGACGTCGGGATACTTCTCGTCGAGGAACTGCTCCCAGTTGACCCAGTTCCGGACGAACTCGGCGTCGTAGAGATCCTCGTCGAGGATGGTCCTTGCCATCGAGAGCAAGCCGGCGGCCTCGCTGCCGGGTTGGGTCGGCAGCCAGTAGTCGGACATCGCTGCCGTATTCGACAGCCGCGGATCCATCACCGCCAGCTGTCCGCCATCCTGCATTCCCTCCATGATCCGCTGGGCGTGCGGGTTGAAGTAGTGGCCCGACTCGAGGTGAGCCGACAGCAACAGGATGAACTCGGCGTTGGCGAAGTCACCGCTCGGGCGATCGTACTTGTGCCAGAGCGCATAGCCCGTACGGGCACCCGAGCTGCAGATGTTGGTGTGGGAGTTGTGACCGTCGAGTCCCCACGCGTTGATCACCCGGTCCATGTAGTCTTCGTGGCCTGGACGACCGACGTGGTAGGTAATTTCGTTTTCGCGGCCGTCCTCGATGGTCTCGCGCATCTCGCTTGCGATGTCGTCTAGGGCCTCGTCCCAGGACACCTGGGTCCACTGGCCACTTCCGCGCGGCCCGTCGCGCTTGAGCGGGTGGAGGATCCGGCCGGTGTCTTCGAGCTGGTTGATCGTCGCCGGTCCCTTCGCGCAGTTTTTACCCCGGCTGCCGGGGTGTTCGGGGTTGCCCTCGATCTTGCGGATCTCGCCGGTCTCCTTGTCGATGTAGGTCAACAGCCCACAGCCGGCCTCGCAGTTGAAACAGGCCGTCGGCACCAGCGAGTAGTCACGGGGTTCGCCCGTCTCGTCGTACTCAGTCCAGTTGTTCCACTGGTCGGGGCCGGGGTAGGAGCCGAGATGGCCCTCCTTGGCAATCGGGTCGACGTCGCCGTTGACGCCGCGTCGCTGGCGCTGTTTTTTCGTTTCTTCGGTCCTGTTAGACAGGATGCCGAGCTTCTGTGCCACTTTCTCGATCGTACTTGGGTCGAATTGTGTTCCCATAGTGGTATACGGACGAAATTTTCTGTTGGAAGGTTGAGTTGGACGTGTGTTACGCGAGCGAAATCGTTTGCGGAGCGATGATCCAGCAGTACTCGAACGCGAACAGTCCAATCAGCGCGAGCACGCCGGCGGCTGCGACCAGCGGTGCGCTCGCACCGACTGCGAGCACGGCGAGCGGGGCGACGATACCGACGACGATACCGCCGAGCCAGAACGCGGTCTTGAAGCGTCCTTTCGTGATCCGGGCCGCTGCCTCCTCGGCGTCCTCGGTCTGGTGTGGCGTAAAGATCTCTGAGGCGATCAACACGACGTGAGCGACCAGTCCGGCGGCGAGTGCCATCGCGGACGGGCCGACGAGTTGATCGAACGCGACCAGGCCCATGATGCCGGTCGTTGCCGCGCCGGCGACGACCGCCTGCACGAAGATGTGAAGCGGCATGGCCGGGCTCTGCCAGAGGTCACGTCCCTTCGATTGGCTAAGCAGGAATGCGGTGTAGACTGCAGTCGCCGCTCCGAGGATGGCGCTGATTCCGAGCGAGACCGGGTGGACGACCGCCTGGACCTCGAGTAGCCAGCCGACGACGAGCAGACCGATCCATGCGCCGGCAGCGCTGATGATGTAGGCTCCTTTCACCAGCCAGGAGTTCCAGTTCGGGCGTAACAACACCCAGTGGAACCGCTGGGGCTGATCCAGGTCGAGGATGAGGAGAATCCCGGTCAGTCCGAGGAAGACGCCGCTGACGAGCGCGCTCACGCCCATTAGCGTGATACTGGTCTCGATGATCCCACCGAGCATGAGCAACGCCGGCAGCAACAACGCGCCGGCGGAGATCGACTTCGTCCAGGTGTAGGAGTACACCTCCCAGCCCCAGGACGCGTAGTGGTCCTCGCCGACGTCGTAGACGCGTTTAGCTTCCTCGTGGAGCAGTTCGTAGGCCTCTTCCATCCGGCCACTGCTTCCGGTAGCGACGCCGCCGTCGGAGGCGAACGACGCGTCGTCGTTGCAGCCACAGTTGGCGCTGTTACAGCCACCGTCGGCACGCGCGTCGGCTTCGACTTTCGAGTCGTCAGAGCCTGCCGATCCGCTACGAGAGAAGGTGACGTCGGATTCGGCAAGCGACTTCGCCGCTTTCTCGATGTCGAAATCCTCGCGTTTGCCACCCTCGACTTCGATGTCGGATGGCGCGTCGCTCCACATGTAGTGTTCTTCCCTGGCGGTCGTCCCCGGGGTGATGCTGCCTTCGTCCCCGTTGACGTAGGACAGGTTTGGCTCGGTACCTTTCTCTGGCTTGCGTGCCTGTGTCTCCTGTCGGGACTTGACCTCCGAGATCTCGGTCTCGGGGTTTTCCAGGTCCCCAGCGATGATCGCATCCTCCGGACAGACGGTCACACACGCAGGCTCCCGACCGGAATCGACGCGGTGGGAACAGTAGTTACACTTCGCTGCGGTCGACGTCTCCGGATCGATGTACAATGCGTCGTAGGGACAACCCTGCATACAGGCTTTACAGCCGATACACCGTTCCGTATCGAAGTCGACGATCCCGTCTTCCCGCTCCCAGAGTGCGGTGACGGGACAGACGTCGGTACACGGGGAGTCGGCACAGTGGTTACAACGAATCACCGAGAAGTTCCGATTCGTGTTCGGGAACTCGCCCTTCTCGATGTATTTCACCCAGGTCTTGTTGACCCCGATTGGATCGTCGTGCTCGGCCTTGCATGCAACAGTACATGCATGACAACCGATACATCGACGGTTATCGATGACAAATCCGTAGTTTGTGATAGTGCTCACCTCGTTGGCGTGGCTGCATCTCATTGTTGACGTACCTTAACGCTTGCGAACGTTGCACAACATACCACGCGACAAATTGCGTCGAGCTGTGTGCTCGAGTGGCTTTCGATGCCGCGTCCCGATGGTGATCGATCGTCGACGTCGACAGCCGGTGCGAGCACGCTGGTAACGTCGCCTCTCTCACAGCTGGCGTGCCAGCAAAAGATATATCACATCCCCCACCATCGCCCTAACCGAATGGAAGAGAGCATCTCGGGATTCAAGACCAACGGTGACTGGGGCGACGTCGTCGAACACGGCGAACGCATCACCCAGGCACTCGTTGAAGTCGGCGTCTCCGACCTCGAGACCGACCTCGAGACCGCCTTCGAGGAGTGGGACGACTGGCGGCCAAAAGCCCACGAACGTCTCGAGACCGACGTCAACGAAAAAACCGCAGAGCAGGCCCACCTTGAGGAGGGCGAAGGCGAAAAAGCCGGGAAGGGCCCCGGCGACGACATTCGAACCGCCGGCGAGAAGCTCACGGAGTCGTACGAACGACTCGACGACGACGACACCGAGCAGGCGGTGCGTGGCTGGAAGAAGTCTGTCGGGTTCGTCAGACGGGCAGCCGACACCGCCGGCCGGAAAGCAGTCCGACGGTTCGAGGACACGGTCTACCAGCGCGTGATGACACAGATGTCGCCGTACTACTTCGATAACGAGCTCGTCAGCGCAAACATCCAGCAGACGAGTCGCGGCAACGGTGACGAGTTCGTGTTCGAGGTGAACATCAACGACGACGAGCTGAAGTCGGAGGTATCCGATGCGCTCGCTGTGTTCGACGACGAGATCGACCGCTGGCACGTCGAAGTCGAGAAAGACACCGATAGCGCCGAGGTCATTGAGGGGGCCGAACCGCCGCCGGAGTTCGACGACCCCTCGCGGCCGACGCGAAACTGAGAGCGACGCAGAGTTGTTCTACCGACGTCACGACCCGGCCCAGTCACACCGTTGATGGCAGGGCGTATCCGACCACGACAATCACGGCCGAGAGCGCGCCCAACGCGAGAAACGCAGCCGAAAACGAGCCGATATCAACCACCAGCCCAGTGGCCACTGGGCCGACCGCGCCAAAGCCGATGTACACAGTCCGAACGACGCCGTATCCGGTACCCTGAATCGACGACGGAAAGGCGTTCACCAGATACGAGTGTGCCGGCGGAAAACAGCCCAACAACGCACTGAGAAATGCGACGCCGAGCAGGACAGCTCCGAGCCCGTCTGCCACGAGCATCATCGCGAATCCCGGCAAGCTCAGCGACGCGAATACACCGATGGTCGTTCGGACACCGATCCTGTCAGCGAGGAGTCCGGCCACGAGCTGTGCGAGCACTGCCACTGCGAAAAATCCGCCGTAGACCGCGGCCGCTTCGCTCGAGGAGGCGCCTTTCGAGTCGACCAGGTACGTCGGGAGGAATCCGGTGAGGCTCTGGTAGACGACCATCAACGCGAGAAGCAGCCCCGTCCCGACGTAGACGGGCGGGCTGGTGAGAGCACCGCCGGCTCTGGCGACTAGCTCGCGAGCCGGACTCGAGGATGGTCGAGGCGAGGCCGTGGCGGGTATCGTCAGCCACAGCCCGACGGTGACGACGACGAGAAGCGGTGCGAGAAACCCGAGGCCGAGTCGCCAGCCAACGTACGCGCTCGAGACTCCGGCGACGACGGGAAAGACGGCATTACCGACGTTTCCTGCCGCCTGGCTCACGCCGATCGCCGTCGAATCGTTGTCGGGATACGCATTCGAGAGAACGGTGACCCGGCTCGTACCGTAGATCCCCGTCCCGGCTCCCATCACGAACGTCGCGAGGACGAGCAACCCGAAAAGCGGCGAGACGATCACCGCACAGATTCCGACCGCGGTGAGCGCCGTTCCGGCGACGAGAGCCGTTCGTTCGGTCGTCACGTCCGCCAACAGTCCGCCCGGAAACTGCGTGATCCCGTACGCCGCCCAGACGAGTCCGACGAGCACGCCCGCCGTCGTGTATCCGAACGCGAACTCGAGGCGGATCTCCGGGAGCAACGCCGGATAGACGATCCGGGTACCGATCGTAAGCGCCCAGCCAAGCGAGACGGTGAGAAGGATCCACCCCTGGCCGTCGTTCCAGAGCGTACGCCAGAGGCGTTGCCCTCGTTGGCGGACGCCCGAGGCGGTAGTTTCGGCCATCCTATGCGAACCGTTCGTCCACCTGAGCCCGACTACCGTGCTGGCGATAGACGTCGTGGTCGAACGACGTGTCGGTTCGCAACGGAGCGTCTCCGCTCGGGATCGGGCGTCGACCGGCACCTTCGATCGAGCCACGGCGAGTCCTCACGAGCGGTCTCCGCTCCCGCTTCGGGTTATTTCTCCCGCTCGATAGCATCCATAACCGTCACGAGATCGTCGAGATACCGCATCGCCTTCCAGACGTCGACGAGACGCGCCATTACGGTCTGTTGACTGATGCTGTCTGGGTAGATACGACACTCGAGGAAGATCCGTTGCATCTCCGCAAAGTGCACGTTCGCTCCGGTTTCGTCGGTAAAGCCGTAGATGACGGGAACGGTCGTGAGAGTTTCGCGAACGCGACTGACGAGCTCGCCCCGATCCGATTCGGACAGTCCCTGGATCCGCGATTGGATCTGATCGTCGTACTCGATCTCCTGTCCGATCAGGATCGGTCCGCCCGGTTCCCTGTAAATGATGTGGATCATGATGTTGGACATCTCGACGAGTAGATTGACGTCCGCCTCGGGATCGGGCATCGTATCCACCGATTCGACGAGTTCGTTGTCGATCCAACCCCGGATCGTGTCTTCGGTAATCCGATCGGCCATGGGCAGACTACTGAACGACGGTATATAAGAGTGGAGGATGTCGGAGCCCGCCTCGACCGATCGCGTTCTCACGTCGATTCGCTCAGGTCTGATCCGCCTTTGATCGGCGCATCGACCAGATTCCCCCACTCGATCCACGACCCGTCGTAGTTAGAGACGTCCGGATAGTTGAGCAGCTCCGAGAGAACGAACCAGATCAACGCCGACCGCCAGCCGACGTGACAGTATGCAATCACTCTATCGTGTGGGTATATGTCCTTTTCATGAAATATGTCTTCGAGCTGACTTCGCTCTTTGAACTCGCCGCTGTCGTCGAGCACCGATGTCCACTCGAGGTGGATCGTCTGCGGAATGCGGCCCGTGTTCCTCGCCTCTGGCAGGTCGGGAATCGGACAGGCGCTTTCGCCCGTAAACTCTTCGGCCGTCCGGACGTCGAGCAACGCCGCGTCCTGTTCGAGTGCCTCTTCGATGTCGTGTCGGTACGCTCGAATTCGCTCGTTGGACGGATGGGCGGAGTACTCCGTTTTCGTGGTCGACGGTTCGTGTTCGACGAGCTGACCCCCGTTCTCTTGCCAGCGCTCTTTCCCCCCCTCGAGCAAGCGCACGTCGGTGTGTCGATAGTACTTGAACAGCCAGTAGAGATACGCCGCGAGCTGGTTCTGTCTCGTACTGTAGATGACGACCGTACTGTTTTCCGTGATCCCACGAGTGCTCATGCGGTTTTCGAACTCCGGCCTGTCGACCAGCGTGTGTCGTCCCGGCTCGTTGAAATCTTCAGTGACGTCTACCTGTACGGCACTGGGAATGTGCCCCTGGTCGTACTCGTCGTCTGCCTCGATGAGCCGTAACTCGGGATTATCGCGTTCGAACTCGTCGAGGTTGTCCTCGACCCACTCCGCCGACACCAGCGGCGATGGTTGTTCGCCCGAGCGAGTGTTGGCCCGGTCCGTTGACGTCAGGCTATAGAGGTTCTTTCGTCTGTCCTCCTCGAGTGGGATGCTCTCGATGAGGTCTGCTTTGTGCAGTTTCTCGAGACCCGATCGTGCCGTCCGTGACGACAGTAGTGTCTCCTCGCTTAGCGAATGCAGCGTCATGGGGCCGTTTCTCGCCAACGTCTGGTATATGAGCTTCGAACTCGGGGGCAAGTCCTCGAGGGTTTCCCTGACCTGATCGCTCGACTTTTTGGAGTTCATCGTCGGGGGCTGTTGATACGTATTCACACACGTCCTTAATACTCTTGTCAAAATTTTCTGACGGGAGTTACCAATAAGCGTGATCGGTTACTGAACGTATTGCGCTGGATGTCCGGATAATTAGACGGCGCTGTCGCGCCTGATCGGCGATCCTCGTACCTGGACTCGATGCGAATCTGATATTTCTGGGAGACAATAACTGAATTGATAGGATGAGATTGCTATCAATCGTGTGGATGGAACCGTTTCACGGCTCGATCGACCGCGTCAACCTGTCCGATGAAGGTAACCCGATCGCACGGACGGAGCTCGTGATCGCCCGTCGGGACTTCCGTTTCGCCGCTTTCACGGGTTACGAGCCCGACGATACAGCCGTCGGGAATCTCAGCGTTGACCTCGGAGATCGTCTTTCCGACCAGATCCGAGGCGGTCACTTCGATCTCCTGGACGTCCCCGGTCCGCCCGAGTTCGTTCATCCAGGCCGACAGCGAGGGACGCTCTAAGACGTTCTCGAGCGACCAGGCGGTCGCCATCGAGAGATCGATCGCGCGAACTCCCAGTGATTCGAACGCCTCGACGTTGTCGGGTTGGTTGACCCGCGAGGCGAGCGTGGAGACGCCGAACGACGTCTTCGCGAGCTGACAGACCAGCAGGTTGACGTCGTCGTCCGGCGACACGGCGATGACCGTCTTCGCGTCCCCGGCGTCGGCACGTTCTAAGACGTCGGCGTCGGTACCGTCGCCCTTGACGGTCCGGAAGCCACGGTTGCGTGCTTCTTCGACGGCGTCTGGATCGGGGTCGACGATGAGTACGTTCTCTCCATCCTGTTCGAGGCGTTCCGCGAGCGAGAGGCCGACTCGCCCCCCGCCGACGATTATCGTGTGCATTGGTGATACCTCGAGGTAGTTTGCGATCTGTCGTGCGAGGCCGGCCTGGAGGACGACCGTCGCGAAGATGATCAGGAAGACGGTTCCGGCGAGTAGCTGGGCCTCCTGGGGCCGGCCGAGCGCCTCCAGCTCGACGGCAAACAGCGTCGCGACGCTCGCCGGGATGATGCCACGGGGGCCGACCGCGCTGAGAAACAGTTGCTCTCTGGTCGTGAATCGCTCGTCAGTCGTCGAAAGGTAGATCACTGCCGGCCGAAGCACCAGCGTAACTGCGACCACGATGGCGAGTCCGGCGAGCCCCAGTGTGCGGATGTCGTCGAAGTCGATCAGGGCCGCCAGCGCGACGAAGATAAACGAGAGGACGACGACCGAGAGGTCGTCCAGGAAGTCGATGACCGCTTCGTGGTGGGGAAGGTCGACGTTTCCCAGGGCGAACCCGGCCATCGCAGCGGCGGCGATCCCCGTCTCGCTCGCGATCAGCTCCGCACTCCCGTAGGCGACGATGACCCCGGCGAGGACGACCAACCGCGCGTGAAGCGGTCCGTCACTCGGCGTGAGATTGCTACGGGTGAGCAACAGCCACACGCTGCCGGCGACGAGTGCTCCGACCGCCAGTCCGAGGAGGAGCCGCTGGAGGAAGTCAACGACCAACAGCG contains:
- a CDS encoding Mrp/NBP35 family ATP-binding protein yields the protein MIDETTPAENDDVEAAIQAAGVGRDALTDDLVALEAIGPVTVAGDGDVATIPVTIPVPSAELRESLERELNAAVTNRTEIDTVEVDWQPDPVDPGTEADIIPDVTHVIAVGSSKGGVGKSSVAVNLAAALADAGADVGLLDADVYGPNAPTMLGLSERAPEPTLDDQMVPQEAYGINVMSMGFVTEEDDPVIWRGPLVTDFIKQLFDDVEWGSLDYLFVDLPPGTGDAHLALVQSLPVTGAVIVTTPQDVAVADAKRALEGFVDYDVPILGIVENMSTFACDDCGTVHDIFGTGGGERLAGEFDVPVLGQIPIDSELGTVEQDGAGAPGIDIPLLGRLQLPQTERERRQQETVAPIAIRDDGGQARHAFRRLAGRTAGRINAAATLLESSNSQPRASDQVTE
- a CDS encoding inorganic phosphate transporter, whose protein sequence is MVAVTILLVFAAAASLFAAWTIGASSSGATPFAPAVGANALTTMRAAFIVGTLGFAGAVLQGAAVTETVGEGLIQGVTLSPIAATLALVIAAFYIGAGVFKGYPIATAFAITGSVVGVGLAMGGEPAWGEYTEIGLYWLLTPVMVAPPSYVFTKLLLSDRVSNQRILPVFVAFVAVIVVHMEFLLLGSSGEEASIADTAAATLADGAFVAEVAFTVVVAAVMALYTARAFGRHPFRTQRRFLLALGGLVAFTAGAGKVGLAVGPLLPLADDVWGTVPITAILLFGGVGILAGSWMLAPRMIKALSQDYAMLGPDRSIGVLIPSFVIAQLGVFFGIPMSFNEIFISAIVGTGYAAGGSGVSREKLFYTTVIWIGSIIFSLVVGYVAFMGVEMAIEAL
- a CDS encoding 4Fe-4S dicluster domain-containing protein, with product MRCSHANEVSTITNYGFVIDNRRCIGCHACTVACKAEHDDPIGVNKTWVKYIEKGEFPNTNRNFSVIRCNHCADSPCTDVCPVTALWEREDGIVDFDTERCIGCKACMQGCPYDALYIDPETSTAAKCNYCSHRVDSGREPACVTVCPEDAIIAGDLENPETEISEVKSRQETQARKPEKGTEPNLSYVNGDEGSITPGTTAREEHYMWSDAPSDIEVEGGKREDFDIEKAAKSLAESDVTFSRSGSAGSDDSKVEADARADGGCNSANCGCNDDASFASDGGVATGSSGRMEEAYELLHEEAKRVYDVGEDHYASWGWEVYSYTWTKSISAGALLLPALLMLGGIIETSITLMGVSALVSGVFLGLTGILLILDLDQPQRFHWVLLRPNWNSWLVKGAYIISAAGAWIGLLVVGWLLEVQAVVHPVSLGISAILGAATAVYTAFLLSQSKGRDLWQSPAMPLHIFVQAVVAGAATTGIMGLVAFDQLVGPSAMALAAGLVAHVVLIASEIFTPHQTEDAEEAAARITKGRFKTAFWLGGIVVGIVAPLAVLAVGASAPLVAAAGVLALIGLFAFEYCWIIAPQTISLA
- a CDS encoding molybdopterin dinucleotide binding domain-containing protein — translated: MGTQFDPSTIEKVAQKLGILSNRTEETKKQRQRRGVNGDVDPIAKEGHLGSYPGPDQWNNWTEYDETGEPRDYSLVPTACFNCEAGCGLLTYIDKETGEIRKIEGNPEHPGSRGKNCAKGPATINQLEDTGRILHPLKRDGPRGSGQWTQVSWDEALDDIASEMRETIEDGRENEITYHVGRPGHEDYMDRVINAWGLDGHNSHTNICSSGARTGYALWHKYDRPSGDFANAEFILLLSAHLESGHYFNPHAQRIMEGMQDGGQLAVMDPRLSNTAAMSDYWLPTQPGSEAAGLLSMARTILDEDLYDAEFVRNWVNWEQFLDEKYPDVGHDFDAYIDLLREDVYADFTPKYAEAETGVDAEKIQTVARKIGRAGDRFASHIWRSAASGNEGGWQVSRTLHFLSVLTGSVGTKGGTSPNAWHAYDPELPNEPPRQKLWDELQLPQEWPFAHYELSQLLPYFLKEGRGELSVYFTRVFNPVYTYPDGFSWIEALTDEDKVGMHVALTPTWNETAYFADYVLPMGHSPERHDIQSQETHAATWVTYRQPVHREFAEREGEDVERTYEANPGEVWEEDEFWMDLSWRVDEDGELGIREHFESPYRDGEDGEPAQMTIDEYYRYVFENDERLVEEAEEAGMEPLEYMKHYGAFEASTNEYEIHEETLDESILEEDDVYVDDYGTIRRGEKPDTYSEMDGSDMLGVMVDGEPKRGFPTPTGKQQFYSKTMAEWGLDDPEYTLPHYIKSHVHPDEIDYENGERVLVPTFRLPTQIHSRSSNSKYLEEISHKNPVWIHTDDAARMGVETGDLVRVVTEIGYFVNEVWVTESIKPGIVAMSHHMGQWKINRDDNRDIEEGGDPYGKVTVDLDSENSQWGLRQAEGIKPFESTDPDSERVWWNDGGVAQNLTHAPHPDPISGMHCWHQKVTVRPAEGDDHYGDVYVDTDRAFEIYREWVDKTEPAPGPNNLRRPKWLKRPFSPPTGDGEDDAWYADGPIGRSERWDVDSRSPVHDDD
- a CDS encoding DUF5828 family protein, which codes for MEESISGFKTNGDWGDVVEHGERITQALVEVGVSDLETDLETAFEEWDDWRPKAHERLETDVNEKTAEQAHLEEGEGEKAGKGPGDDIRTAGEKLTESYERLDDDDTEQAVRGWKKSVGFVRRAADTAGRKAVRRFEDTVYQRVMTQMSPYYFDNELVSANIQQTSRGNGDEFVFEVNINDDELKSEVSDALAVFDDEIDRWHVEVEKDTDSAEVIEGAEPPPEFDDPSRPTRN